Proteins from one Triticum aestivum cultivar Chinese Spring chromosome 7A, IWGSC CS RefSeq v2.1, whole genome shotgun sequence genomic window:
- the LOC123149468 gene encoding putative receptor-like protein kinase At3g47110 isoform X2 encodes MTIFHFYPCNPIGEKMVYLYWKLLSKSDVVCTNVGNINLMGLAMLVLPVLLGLFYGASDINCSTVHGNTTDHRSLLDFKGAIRADPRGALRSWNENIHYCMWSGIKCSTMHPERVTVLNLANMSLTGQITPSLGNLTFLWELTLSNNLFSGQLPSLNRLIRLESLYLQNNLLQGNIPNALTNCSKLLLLDLSSNMLVGSIPGNIGSLYNLKGIDLSNNSLTGNIPPTFGNNTYLEELRLTHNQLKGSIPEDLGKLPNMGKNRAVFLGQNRLSGRVPTTLFNLSKLIILDLSMNKLRGTLPYNIGNLSAALQWLILGANNLSGTVPPSIGALKNLTVLDLGGNNFVGPIPYSVGSLPKLWKLDLSNNHFDSW; translated from the exons AtgaccattttccatttttatccTTGCAACCCCATTGGTGAAAAAATGGTCTATCTGTATTGGAAGTTACTGAGTAAAAGTGACGTAGTATGCACTAATGTAG GAAACATAAACCTCATGGGTCTCGCCATGCTTGTTCTACCAGTGCTCTTAGGGTTGTTTTATGGAGCAAGTGACATTAATTGCTCAACAGTTCATGGTAACACCACAGATCACCGTTCACTGCTTGATTTCAAAGGGGCCATCAGAGCGGACCCAAGAGGAGCCTTGCGCTCTTGGAATGAGAACATCCACTACTGTATGTGGTCGGGCATCAAGTGCAGCACAATGCACCCAGAACGTGTTACAGTGCTAAACCTTGCCAACATGAGCTTGACAGGCCAAATCACACCCTCTCTAGGAAATCTAACCTTCCTTTGGGAACTTACACTATCCAACAATCTCTTCTCTGGCCAGTTGCCCTCTCTCAATCGTCTTATAAGATTAGAAAGCCTTTACTTACAGAACAACTTGTTGCAGGGGAACATTCCGAATGCACTTACAAATTGTTCCAAACTCCTTTTACTAGACCTCTCTTCTAACATGCTAGTGGGTTCGATTCCTGGAAATATAGGTTCCCTCTACAATCTAAAGGGAATTGACCTTTCCAATAATAGCCTCACAGGAAACATTCCACCAACCTTCGGCAACAACACTTACTTAGAAGAGCTACGACTTACCCACAATCAACTCAAAGGAAGCATTCCTGAAGATCTTGGGAAATTGCCGAATATGGGGAAGAACCGGGCGGTGTTTCTCGGTCAGAATAGGCTATCGGGTAGAGTTCCAACAACATTGTTTAATCTATCCAAGCTTATAATACTGGACCTAAGTATGAATAAGCTAAGGGGCACATTACCATACAATATCGGTAATCTATCTGCCGCGCTTCAATGGCTAATTTTGGGTGCAAACAACTTGTCTGGGACAGTGCCACCGAGCATTGGGGCCCTAAAGAACCTAACAGTTTTAGATCTTGGAGGAAACAACTTCGTTGGACCAATACCATATTCCGTCGGGAGTCTGCCAAAGTTATGGAAGCTTGATCTTTCCAATAATCATTTTGATAGTTGGTAG
- the LOC123149468 gene encoding putative receptor-like protein kinase At3g47110 isoform X1 codes for MGLAMLVLPVLLGLFYGASDINCSTVHGNTTDHRSLLDFKGAIRADPRGALRSWNENIHYCMWSGIKCSTMHPERVTVLNLANMSLTGQITPSLGNLTFLWELTLSNNLFSGQLPSLNRLIRLESLYLQNNLLQGNIPNALTNCSKLLLLDLSSNMLVGSIPGNIGSLYNLKGIDLSNNSLTGNIPPTFGNNTYLEELRLTHNQLKGSIPEDLGKLPNMGKNRAVFLGQNRLSGRVPTTLFNLSKLIILDLSMNKLRGTLPYNIGNLSAALQWLILGANNLSGTVPPSIGALKNLTVLDLGGNNFVGPIPYSVGSLPKLWKLDLSNNHFDSW; via the coding sequence ATGGGTCTCGCCATGCTTGTTCTACCAGTGCTCTTAGGGTTGTTTTATGGAGCAAGTGACATTAATTGCTCAACAGTTCATGGTAACACCACAGATCACCGTTCACTGCTTGATTTCAAAGGGGCCATCAGAGCGGACCCAAGAGGAGCCTTGCGCTCTTGGAATGAGAACATCCACTACTGTATGTGGTCGGGCATCAAGTGCAGCACAATGCACCCAGAACGTGTTACAGTGCTAAACCTTGCCAACATGAGCTTGACAGGCCAAATCACACCCTCTCTAGGAAATCTAACCTTCCTTTGGGAACTTACACTATCCAACAATCTCTTCTCTGGCCAGTTGCCCTCTCTCAATCGTCTTATAAGATTAGAAAGCCTTTACTTACAGAACAACTTGTTGCAGGGGAACATTCCGAATGCACTTACAAATTGTTCCAAACTCCTTTTACTAGACCTCTCTTCTAACATGCTAGTGGGTTCGATTCCTGGAAATATAGGTTCCCTCTACAATCTAAAGGGAATTGACCTTTCCAATAATAGCCTCACAGGAAACATTCCACCAACCTTCGGCAACAACACTTACTTAGAAGAGCTACGACTTACCCACAATCAACTCAAAGGAAGCATTCCTGAAGATCTTGGGAAATTGCCGAATATGGGGAAGAACCGGGCGGTGTTTCTCGGTCAGAATAGGCTATCGGGTAGAGTTCCAACAACATTGTTTAATCTATCCAAGCTTATAATACTGGACCTAAGTATGAATAAGCTAAGGGGCACATTACCATACAATATCGGTAATCTATCTGCCGCGCTTCAATGGCTAATTTTGGGTGCAAACAACTTGTCTGGGACAGTGCCACCGAGCATTGGGGCCCTAAAGAACCTAACAGTTTTAGATCTTGGAGGAAACAACTTCGTTGGACCAATACCATATTCCGTCGGGAGTCTGCCAAAGTTATGGAAGCTTGATCTTTCCAATAATCATTTTGATAGTTGGTAG